DNA sequence from the Blastomonas fulva genome:
AACCACGATGAAGGTCAGCGAAGAGACCGCTTCGGCAATCGCGGTGACGGACAAGCAGATCGTGGTGCGGTTCGATTCGAACGTGTCCTCGGCGCTGCCGTGGCGCTTCAAGCCGGAAAACCCGACCGAGAAGATTACCATCGGTGCGCGCGACATGGCCGCGTTCGTGGCGGAGAATCTTTCGAGCAAGCCGGTGACCGGAACCGCGACGTTCAACGTCACGCCCGTGCAGGCCGGTCGCTATTTCGCCAAGGTCCAGTGCTTCTGCTTCACCGAGCAGACGCTGCAGCCGGGCGAGAAGGTGCGGATGCCGGTGATCTATTATGTGGACCCGGCGATCCTCACCGATCCGGACACCAAGGATATCGAAGAGATAACCCTCAGCTATACCTTTTACCCGCTGGACCAGGCGAAAAAGGGCAGTTAAGGGCTTAGTTTGAAGACGCTTTAGGGACGACAGGGACCAGACCGATGGCCGGAACAAAGAACCACGATTATCATATTTTGCCGCCCAGCATCATTCCGTTCGCGGGATCGATGTCGGCGCTGCTCATGGCCGTAGGCGCGATCCTGTGGATGCACAGTGTCGATCCCTCGGGCATAGTTTTCTACGCCGGTGTCGCTGCCGTGGCAGCTACCTTCTATTTCTGGTGGGCGCAGGTCATCAAGGAAGCGCATGCGGGTGATCACACCCCGGTGGTGCAGTTGCACCTGCGCTACGGGATGATCCTGTTCATCGCTTCGGAAGTCATGTTCTTCGTCGGCTGGTTCTGGGCATGGTTCGATTTCTCGCTGTTCCCGTCCACCGCAGACGTGATCGGCGGAACCTGGCCGCCCAAGGGTGTCGAAGTGCTCAACGCCTTCGAACTGCCGCTGCTCAACACGCTGATCCTGCTGTGCTCGGGCACCACCGTCACCTGGGCGCACCACTCGCTGATCAACGGCGACCGCGATGGCCTGATCAAGGGCCTGTGGCTCACGATCATCCTGGGCATCGTGTTCAGCTGCGTGCAGGCCTATGAATATTCGGTCGCGCCGTTCCCGTTCAAGGACCTGAACTATGGTTCGGCCTTCTATATGGCGACCGGTTTCCACGGCTTCCACGTGCTGGTTGGCACGATCTTCCTGATCGTCTGCCTGGTGCGCGCCTATAAGGGCCACTTCACCCCCAAGCAGCATTTCGGCTTCGAAGCCGCTGCATGGTATTGGCACTTTGTCGACGTGGTGTGGCTGTTCCTCTTCCTCGTCATCTATGTCTGGGGTGGCTGGGGTGCGGTGACGCATTGATATCCAGCCGATGAACCGGCGCGGTCATCATGGATGATCCGCAAATCCAAAAAGGGCAGTCTGGTCTGGTCCAGGCTGCCCTTTTCGGCGAATGCCCCGCGTGCGGATCGCGCACGCTGTTTGCCGGCTGGGTACGCTTTGCGACCCGCTGCCGCGCGTGCGGGCATGATTTTTCCAGCTACAATGTCGGCGATGGGCCTGCCGCGTTCCTGATCCTCGTGATCGGCGCGCTGGTGTGCGCCCTTGCGCTGGTGCTTCAGGTCAGGATCAGCCCGCCGTTCTGGGTGCACATCCTGCTCTGGGTGCCC
Encoded proteins:
- a CDS encoding cytochrome c oxidase assembly protein, with protein sequence MNAATLSPDVSRRNRKAALLALCFAGGMLGMGYAAVPLYRIFCEATGFGGTTMKVSEETASAIAVTDKQIVVRFDSNVSSALPWRFKPENPTEKITIGARDMAAFVAENLSSKPVTGTATFNVTPVQAGRYFAKVQCFCFTEQTLQPGEKVRMPVIYYVDPAILTDPDTKDIEEITLSYTFYPLDQAKKGS
- a CDS encoding cytochrome c oxidase subunit 3; translated protein: MAGTKNHDYHILPPSIIPFAGSMSALLMAVGAILWMHSVDPSGIVFYAGVAAVAATFYFWWAQVIKEAHAGDHTPVVQLHLRYGMILFIASEVMFFVGWFWAWFDFSLFPSTADVIGGTWPPKGVEVLNAFELPLLNTLILLCSGTTVTWAHHSLINGDRDGLIKGLWLTIILGIVFSCVQAYEYSVAPFPFKDLNYGSAFYMATGFHGFHVLVGTIFLIVCLVRAYKGHFTPKQHFGFEAAAWYWHFVDVVWLFLFLVIYVWGGWGAVTH
- a CDS encoding DUF983 domain-containing protein, with protein sequence MDDPQIQKGQSGLVQAALFGECPACGSRTLFAGWVRFATRCRACGHDFSSYNVGDGPAAFLILVIGALVCALALVLQVRISPPFWVHILLWVPITSALVLLSLRVSKAAMLIHEARAEVREGKIADDTRLDP